From the genome of Devriesea agamarum, one region includes:
- a CDS encoding dicarboxylate/amino acid:cation symporter, whose protein sequence is MNTPHLPTDTAEPASTQTTPEHHKTAAEAKNTHRNHPLRWLTAVFRIPFGAQVIIGLILGIVLGLIAAYLGPASISGGKPDPNWLTVTLQTVGSIFITLLKALVPPLVFLAIVSSIANLRQVSNAARLAWKTLLWFAITALISVGIGILLGVITNPGHGTTVAADAAKMPATQGSWLDFLEGLVPTNFLGITGSLHDNSVSLGFNTLQILVISIAVGIAALKVGDKAEPFLKIVSSLLEIVQKLLWWVIRLAPIGTIGLLGNAVVSYGWDAIGSLGVFVIDIYVGLLIVGLVVYPVIVKANGLSVRAFFRNVWPATSLGFVSRSSLGTMPVTQAVTIENMGVPRQYASFSVPLGATTKMDGCAAIYPALAAIFVANFFGIQLSLMQYVLIALVAVLGSAATAGMTGATVMLTLTLSTLGLPLEGVGLLLAIDPILDMGRTALNVTGQALVPTVVAKREKILDRAIYDSRTNAQFA, encoded by the coding sequence GTGAACACGCCGCACCTTCCCACCGATACCGCTGAGCCAGCATCCACTCAGACCACCCCTGAGCACCACAAAACTGCAGCTGAAGCTAAGAACACCCATAGAAATCACCCCTTACGTTGGCTTACCGCGGTTTTCCGGATACCTTTCGGGGCGCAGGTGATTATCGGCCTTATTCTTGGCATCGTCTTGGGACTAATCGCCGCCTACCTCGGCCCCGCATCCATCAGCGGAGGCAAACCAGACCCGAACTGGCTCACCGTCACCCTTCAAACCGTCGGCTCAATCTTTATTACCCTGCTCAAAGCCCTGGTACCACCGCTGGTATTCCTGGCAATCGTGTCCTCTATTGCAAATCTGCGACAGGTCTCCAACGCTGCTCGCCTCGCCTGGAAAACCCTCCTGTGGTTTGCCATCACAGCGCTCATATCCGTAGGAATTGGCATTTTGCTCGGCGTGATCACCAACCCGGGCCATGGAACCACCGTCGCCGCAGATGCGGCAAAGATGCCCGCCACCCAAGGCAGCTGGCTCGACTTCCTTGAAGGCCTAGTCCCCACCAACTTCCTGGGCATTACCGGAAGCCTCCACGACAACTCCGTCAGCCTCGGATTCAACACCCTGCAAATCCTGGTCATCTCCATTGCAGTCGGAATCGCCGCACTCAAAGTGGGCGACAAAGCCGAACCGTTCTTAAAGATCGTGTCCTCGCTGCTTGAGATCGTGCAAAAGCTGCTGTGGTGGGTGATCCGCCTCGCTCCCATCGGAACCATCGGTCTGCTGGGCAACGCCGTCGTCAGCTACGGATGGGACGCCATCGGATCCCTCGGCGTTTTCGTAATCGACATTTACGTTGGCCTGCTCATCGTTGGACTGGTGGTCTATCCGGTGATCGTCAAGGCCAATGGACTGAGCGTGCGAGCCTTTTTCCGCAACGTCTGGCCCGCAACCTCACTCGGTTTCGTCTCCCGCTCCTCGCTCGGCACAATGCCCGTCACCCAGGCCGTCACCATCGAAAACATGGGAGTTCCCAGGCAGTACGCGTCCTTCTCCGTGCCGCTTGGCGCCACCACCAAAATGGATGGCTGCGCCGCCATCTACCCGGCGCTGGCCGCAATCTTCGTTGCGAACTTCTTCGGCATCCAGCTCAGCCTGATGCAATATGTGCTGATCGCTTTAGTCGCGGTGCTCGGTTCAGCCGCCACCGCGGGTATGACCGGCGCCACCGTCATGTTGACCCTCACCCTGTCGACGCTCGGCCTTCCGCTGGAAGGTGTCGGTCTGCTGCTGGCCATCGATCCAATTCTCGACATGGGACGCACCGCGTTGAACGTAACCGGCCAAGCCCTTGTGCCCACCGTAGTGGCAAAACGCGAGAAAATCCTCGACCGCGCCATCTACGACTCACGCACCAACGCCCAGTTCGCCTAG
- a CDS encoding 3-hydroxyacyl-CoA dehydrogenase NAD-binding domain-containing protein, with protein sequence MIRHDGEPKYLGRSVSVKVVGDGRVSIANHPTPHQRPGVATDPPEDPVNSVPTPQSAAASASETDQQSVADQKSALESALDQSPAAEPQTVTGTNQAPAPSDTSTSPVTPAGYTEHITRIEVTDLDHPRLGTVAVLRFAPASPSDGSGKSRPATLGPASVAAYADALDTALTRAEAKSIDAIALTGTADVFLAGADLAMFASPQDSHTGEMIHEMTSTMHRLHQEVRQSAVPVLAHLNGTALGGGMEVALMADLRTAQPQVKALGFPEVGLGIIPGWGGTTVLPGLIGPQRSLRLLIEDSQRGKTLSAQAALDIGLIDAMASDLPQALDLLADRLESVDDVSALRRPPLLATTDSAAPPSPDPELPGSSLTPSSEVAPASMYGRPQLASSPEDELHEVIAAARPRAERARRSGAEAPGRILDLIEALPGSRLSDALQREATTLYELVRSPGAAVSIYAAELLRRRRPGHTSVPLSQPVRSVGLAGAGLMASQIAAQLALGLRVPVIMRDLDPALAARGVSAARDVVGTRAKLGLITKQQADQVGALLSGTDRVDDLADCDLVIEAVPEVMRIKQSALAELEGVVNRNAVLATNTSSLSVKTMGEVLNHPERLIGLHFFNPVAKMPLVEVIHTDVTEESALATGLEVVRCCRKTAVRSADAPGFIVNRLLFRVLGAVLTELDAGRDPALVDAALDDMGMPMRPLTLLDLVGPGVALHVGSVLHDALGERFASSPGLSRMVELGERFTVPPNTAQSGGSAAAGMPAVPAPVVSEVFKSKTSITNTAASGISTQMPTTPRAAEASTLRPGTGPSRQGTAPSQSAAAASQSGMPDSQPDPEYSPRLLRTVQDALAEEVHIMLDTNVVENVTDIDLAMLLGAGFPRHRGGLTPYLDQVGASRRIGKAPFHGERFIS encoded by the coding sequence ATGATCCGACATGATGGGGAACCCAAGTACCTAGGACGCTCAGTATCGGTAAAGGTGGTTGGCGATGGACGAGTGTCCATCGCCAACCACCCGACACCGCACCAGCGTCCGGGTGTCGCGACCGATCCACCGGAGGATCCCGTGAACAGTGTCCCCACCCCGCAATCCGCCGCCGCATCTGCATCGGAGACCGACCAGCAGTCCGTGGCCGATCAGAAATCCGCGCTCGAATCCGCGCTCGACCAGTCACCCGCCGCCGAACCTCAGACCGTTACTGGGACTAATCAGGCGCCAGCTCCCTCGGACACCTCAACCTCCCCGGTCACCCCGGCGGGGTACACCGAACACATCACCCGGATCGAGGTCACCGATCTTGACCATCCACGGCTCGGAACAGTGGCGGTGCTCCGCTTCGCTCCGGCATCCCCATCCGATGGCTCAGGCAAAAGCCGTCCAGCCACACTCGGACCAGCCTCAGTCGCCGCCTACGCTGACGCTTTAGATACCGCGCTTACCCGTGCCGAAGCCAAAAGCATCGACGCCATCGCGTTAACCGGCACAGCGGACGTGTTCCTGGCAGGCGCCGACCTCGCCATGTTCGCCTCGCCGCAGGATAGCCACACCGGCGAGATGATTCACGAGATGACCTCCACCATGCATCGTCTGCACCAGGAGGTGCGTCAAAGCGCTGTTCCGGTGCTCGCCCATCTGAACGGCACCGCCCTCGGCGGAGGCATGGAAGTTGCTCTCATGGCCGACCTGCGCACAGCACAGCCGCAAGTCAAAGCCCTCGGATTTCCCGAAGTGGGGCTCGGCATCATCCCCGGGTGGGGAGGAACCACTGTGCTTCCAGGGCTGATTGGGCCGCAGCGATCACTGCGGCTGCTCATCGAGGACTCCCAGCGAGGCAAAACCCTGTCCGCGCAGGCTGCGCTGGATATAGGACTAATCGATGCGATGGCCTCCGATCTACCCCAGGCCCTTGATCTCCTCGCCGACCGCCTAGAGTCCGTCGATGATGTGTCCGCCCTCCGCAGACCGCCCCTGCTGGCAACGACTGATTCGGCTGCGCCACCATCGCCTGATCCGGAGCTGCCTGGTTCGTCGCTCACGCCATCATCTGAGGTGGCGCCGGCATCAATGTATGGTCGGCCCCAGCTAGCCTCGTCGCCGGAAGACGAACTTCATGAGGTTATCGCCGCAGCTCGACCTCGGGCGGAGCGAGCCCGCCGCAGCGGTGCCGAGGCCCCCGGGCGGATACTTGACCTCATTGAGGCGCTTCCCGGATCAAGGCTCAGCGATGCACTTCAGCGCGAGGCCACCACACTGTATGAGTTGGTTCGTTCGCCGGGGGCGGCGGTTTCCATCTATGCAGCCGAGCTGCTGCGACGCAGACGCCCCGGGCACACCAGCGTGCCTCTGTCGCAGCCGGTGCGTTCAGTAGGTCTGGCCGGCGCGGGTTTGATGGCCTCACAGATCGCGGCTCAGCTAGCTCTCGGGCTGCGGGTCCCGGTCATTATGAGGGACCTCGACCCGGCGCTCGCCGCACGCGGAGTGTCCGCAGCCCGCGATGTGGTGGGCACCAGAGCCAAACTCGGTCTGATCACCAAGCAGCAGGCCGACCAGGTGGGTGCATTGCTCAGCGGAACGGATCGGGTCGATGATCTTGCCGACTGCGACCTGGTGATTGAAGCTGTGCCAGAGGTGATGAGAATCAAGCAGTCGGCGCTGGCCGAGCTTGAAGGCGTCGTGAACCGGAACGCCGTGCTAGCCACGAACACCTCCTCCCTATCGGTGAAGACCATGGGTGAGGTACTGAACCACCCCGAACGTCTGATCGGTCTGCATTTTTTCAACCCGGTGGCCAAAATGCCTCTGGTCGAGGTGATTCACACCGATGTCACCGAGGAGAGCGCGCTGGCGACCGGCTTAGAGGTCGTGCGCTGTTGTCGTAAAACTGCGGTGCGTTCCGCGGATGCCCCGGGTTTCATTGTCAATCGCCTGCTGTTCAGAGTCCTCGGCGCGGTGCTGACGGAACTGGATGCCGGCCGCGATCCTGCCCTGGTCGATGCCGCGCTCGATGACATGGGGATGCCTATGCGCCCGTTGACTCTGCTAGACCTGGTGGGTCCGGGCGTTGCCCTGCACGTCGGATCGGTTCTTCATGACGCCCTCGGCGAGCGCTTTGCGAGCTCACCGGGACTATCCCGAATGGTTGAGCTTGGTGAGCGCTTCACCGTGCCGCCGAACACCGCACAGTCCGGGGGATCCGCAGCTGCTGGGATGCCCGCTGTACCTGCTCCCGTGGTGTCAGAAGTTTTCAAGTCCAAAACGTCGATAACTAACACGGCAGCTTCAGGTATATCAACGCAGATGCCGACGACGCCGAGAGCGGCTGAGGCATCGACCCTCAGGCCGGGGACAGGTCCGTCACGACAGGGGACAGCGCCCTCGCAGTCGGCCGCGGCGGCCTCGCAGTCGGGTATGCCGGACTCGCAGCCGGACCCGGAGTATTCCCCCAGGCTGCTGCGCACGGTTCAGGACGCTCTGGCCGAGGAAGTTCACATCATGCTCGACACCAACGTGGTGGAGAACGTGACGGATATCGACCTGGCAATGCTCCTTGGGGCAGGTTTTCCCCGGCACCGCGGCGGTCTCACCCCCTATCTCGACCAGGTGGGTGCCTCCCGTCGGATCGGAAAGGCCCCGTTTCACGGGGAGAGATTTATCAGCTGA
- a CDS encoding DedA family protein, with the protein MTMRLLIPQLTPALNASPQTSQEIGGIAGWTVSLMETIGGPGVALAVAAENLFPPIPSEIILPLAGLTASRGGFTIAEALFWSTLGSIVGALALYGLGRAFGRERLVWVAAKLPLVQVSDIEKTEAWFARHGGKTVLFGRLVPIFRSLISIPAGVEKMPVWRFTLLTAIGSLAWNAVLVLAGYALGENWELVAGYVDTWQKIVIVVVIVAVAWFVIARVRANRRNRKAPSDS; encoded by the coding sequence ATGACGATGCGCCTGCTCATCCCTCAGCTCACGCCCGCCCTCAATGCCTCCCCTCAGACAAGCCAAGAAATTGGGGGCATTGCGGGGTGGACAGTCAGCCTGATGGAAACTATCGGCGGGCCGGGAGTTGCCCTCGCGGTGGCGGCGGAAAATCTTTTCCCGCCGATCCCCAGCGAGATCATTTTGCCGCTGGCGGGCTTAACCGCCAGCCGGGGCGGCTTCACCATCGCCGAAGCTTTGTTCTGGTCAACCCTCGGTTCGATCGTCGGGGCGCTGGCGCTGTACGGTTTGGGCCGCGCTTTTGGCCGGGAGCGCCTGGTGTGGGTTGCCGCCAAGTTGCCGCTAGTTCAGGTATCCGACATTGAGAAAACCGAGGCCTGGTTTGCGCGTCACGGCGGAAAAACGGTGCTTTTTGGTCGCCTCGTTCCGATTTTCCGCAGTCTGATCTCCATTCCTGCGGGCGTGGAGAAAATGCCGGTCTGGCGTTTCACACTTTTGACCGCGATCGGTTCACTGGCATGGAACGCCGTGTTGGTTCTGGCGGGTTATGCCCTTGGCGAGAACTGGGAGCTGGTTGCTGGGTACGTCGACACCTGGCAGAAGATCGTGATCGTGGTGGTCATCGTCGCCGTGGCCTGGTTCGTGATTGCGCGGGTGCGCGCAAATCGGCGCAATCGCAAGGCGCCGTCGGACTCGTAG
- a CDS encoding nucleotidyl transferase AbiEii/AbiGii toxin family protein, producing the protein MAYPTSRGLAGAIQQQARTRGVSSALHEFFAQRLIARLSTSLPHTWVLKGGHAMLARIPDVARTTRDIDGALASTSRETAITEIRQAAASSPVDPDFLNFELVKWTPGHVEDLVSLSFQVLFGGKDHGALKVDVQIVHNWSELGELVPLGRRVDPPKQRGWPDCIRVIPVADHMAEKLVALYSVHNGRLSSRERDIVDLALLARYAPPQPYALGPALSRALKRPTVPSVTVELPPRFIAPERFRRAFEREGHGLSWDTSMLEIATITGPALKAIAS; encoded by the coding sequence ATGGCGTACCCAACCTCTCGAGGTCTCGCTGGGGCTATTCAGCAACAAGCACGTACCCGGGGTGTATCGAGTGCGCTCCATGAGTTTTTCGCGCAACGCCTAATAGCTCGGCTCTCGACTTCATTGCCACATACGTGGGTGCTCAAAGGAGGCCACGCGATGCTCGCACGTATTCCTGACGTTGCTCGAACTACCCGGGACATCGATGGTGCTCTGGCATCCACGTCGCGGGAGACCGCGATCACTGAAATAAGGCAGGCCGCAGCATCTTCACCTGTGGATCCTGACTTTCTTAACTTTGAACTAGTGAAGTGGACTCCCGGTCATGTCGAAGACCTCGTATCGCTCTCGTTTCAGGTACTTTTCGGCGGCAAGGATCATGGCGCCCTAAAAGTGGATGTCCAGATTGTTCATAACTGGAGTGAGCTTGGGGAACTCGTGCCGCTGGGACGTCGTGTAGATCCCCCAAAGCAGAGAGGCTGGCCAGATTGCATCCGAGTTATACCGGTAGCAGATCACATGGCTGAGAAGCTGGTCGCCCTCTACAGCGTCCACAATGGGCGTCTCTCAAGCCGAGAGCGTGACATCGTCGATCTTGCTCTGCTAGCCCGGTACGCACCCCCGCAACCATATGCTCTTGGGCCCGCGTTGAGTCGTGCGCTCAAGCGGCCGACAGTGCCGTCGGTCACCGTTGAGCTCCCTCCCCGTTTTATCGCCCCAGAGCGATTTCGTCGTGCGTTCGAGCGAGAAGGGCATGGACTGTCATGGGATACCTCGATGCTGGAAATCGCCACAATTACCGGGCCGGCGTTAAAGGCCATAGCGTCGTAG
- a CDS encoding GNAT family N-acetyltransferase: MNIAEVPVDSALLALLDETRVLSREVVPGNVVREWSADGSEVRIVYSACSHSDLAAVIQRELRLAREVGADFEWKVYGHDKPSGLPATLCAAGLKPGPREMVLALNLCDAPTTIRKRVEDAHEVRTVNVADLVDYERISLESGRKDAADERERLAVSLVAEPESIQVHVAYRDGVPVSGGRLYLAANGTAELAGGRTIPRCRRQGFFTATVLSRMSAAIAAGAQTLWVDALPSSAPIFIALGFSAVTWTEPYVWSRS, from the coding sequence ATGAATATCGCGGAGGTGCCGGTGGACAGTGCCTTGCTCGCACTGCTCGATGAAACTCGCGTGTTATCCAGGGAGGTAGTACCTGGCAATGTGGTCAGGGAGTGGTCCGCTGATGGTTCGGAGGTACGCATTGTCTATAGCGCGTGTTCGCACTCCGATCTCGCTGCTGTGATCCAGCGCGAACTCAGACTGGCCCGAGAAGTTGGCGCGGACTTCGAGTGGAAGGTCTACGGTCACGATAAGCCCTCGGGACTGCCTGCAACGTTGTGTGCGGCTGGTTTAAAACCGGGACCGCGAGAGATGGTTCTGGCGCTGAATCTCTGTGATGCGCCCACAACGATTAGGAAAAGGGTTGAGGATGCTCACGAGGTGAGAACGGTGAATGTCGCAGATCTTGTCGATTATGAGCGGATCTCACTTGAGAGCGGGCGCAAGGATGCCGCGGACGAGCGGGAGAGACTCGCTGTATCCCTGGTTGCCGAGCCCGAGAGCATTCAGGTGCATGTGGCCTACCGGGATGGGGTGCCAGTGTCGGGAGGAAGGCTCTATCTTGCCGCCAACGGCACAGCAGAGCTGGCGGGCGGTAGAACGATACCGAGATGTCGACGTCAGGGGTTCTTTACGGCGACGGTTCTAAGTCGCATGTCAGCTGCGATTGCTGCCGGTGCGCAGACACTTTGGGTTGATGCTCTCCCCTCGTCGGCACCGATCTTCATCGCGCTGGGATTTAGCGCTGTGACCTGGACCGAGCCCTATGTGTGGTCCCGTTCATAA
- a CDS encoding aminotransferase class I/II-fold pyridoxal phosphate-dependent enzyme, with protein sequence MLIDGPWSAAARGAGLLRGSAVPACPDDLQPTIFARMSALAQKHGAINLGQGFPDGGTPQAVLDAACAAIRDGHNQYPPGPGTPVLREAIAEHHQRFYGIDLNPATEILVTTGATEALAATLLAFIRPGDEVLALEPFYDAYAAVVALAGGTLRTVPLSVSTTPDGDLDLRVDSEQFVDAMTDRTRIVLLNTPHNPTGLVLDRECLDRISGAAIDRGALIVTDEVYEHLTFETAHIPVAALPGRAEHTVSIGSAGKTFAVTGWKIGWVCAPAPLIQAITAVKQFLTFTSGAPFQPAVAAGLGLPDAEYQRIADDLHRGRDLLISALREVGFRVAPPEAGYFVVADGSPLGIEDADSWCLDAACDVGVSAIPVSALCHPGASSNWARPLIRFAFCKEDATLHEAAARLRRWAGR encoded by the coding sequence ATGCTGATTGATGGTCCTTGGTCGGCGGCGGCACGCGGCGCAGGTTTGCTCCGTGGCTCCGCTGTGCCCGCATGTCCCGACGATCTCCAACCGACGATTTTCGCTCGTATGAGCGCTCTCGCACAGAAACACGGTGCGATTAACCTCGGCCAGGGATTCCCCGATGGGGGTACACCCCAAGCTGTTCTCGACGCCGCGTGCGCAGCGATCCGAGACGGTCACAATCAGTATCCGCCGGGGCCCGGAACCCCTGTCCTCCGGGAGGCTATTGCCGAACACCACCAGCGCTTCTATGGGATTGACCTCAATCCCGCAACGGAAATCCTTGTAACCACCGGGGCGACCGAGGCGCTGGCGGCCACCCTGTTGGCGTTTATCCGACCGGGCGATGAAGTACTGGCCCTCGAACCGTTCTACGACGCATACGCGGCAGTTGTGGCGCTCGCAGGAGGCACGCTGCGCACCGTTCCCCTGTCTGTATCGACAACTCCCGACGGCGACCTGGATCTGCGGGTCGATAGCGAGCAGTTCGTGGACGCCATGACGGATAGAACCCGGATTGTGCTGCTCAACACCCCGCACAATCCCACCGGGTTGGTGCTTGATCGCGAATGCCTGGACCGCATATCCGGGGCCGCTATCGATCGCGGTGCGTTGATCGTGACGGACGAGGTCTATGAACACCTCACCTTCGAGACCGCCCATATTCCGGTCGCAGCTTTGCCCGGGCGCGCCGAACATACGGTGTCCATCGGGTCGGCAGGTAAGACATTCGCCGTCACCGGCTGGAAGATCGGCTGGGTGTGCGCACCCGCACCGCTAATTCAAGCTATTACCGCAGTAAAACAGTTCCTGACGTTCACCAGCGGTGCTCCGTTCCAACCTGCTGTTGCGGCGGGTCTCGGGCTTCCCGACGCCGAGTATCAGCGCATCGCCGATGATCTGCACCGCGGTCGGGATTTGCTGATCTCGGCGCTACGTGAGGTCGGGTTTCGGGTAGCGCCACCCGAAGCCGGGTATTTCGTGGTGGCAGATGGAAGCCCGCTGGGCATTGAGGATGCCGATAGCTGGTGCCTCGACGCGGCATGCGACGTTGGCGTGAGTGCGATCCCCGTATCGGCTCTGTGTCATCCCGGCGCATCGTCGAACTGGGCACGGCCCCTGATCCGTTTTGCCTTTTGCAAAGAAGACGCCACTTTGCACGAGGCGGCGGCGCGACTACGCCGGTGGGCCGGTCGCTAA
- a CDS encoding DUF4862 family protein, which produces MSTRPLVVGAYAALPATPHDQDLFYTRLAERQLATALEIPFKGYDGDPLTDGLDHLAGQVRGRFVDSVITLIPGTMMRVGTNPTFGLASVDPEGRAQALDLVRRALSAADGLRDRTGENSVAALHVHSAPSVTADREAFARSLEDLLPIIPDGIRLIVEHCDAYDPKVTGEKRFLTLDDEIEVVRGTGIGITINWGRSALEAHDADRPRQQIAQLVAEGLLEGVMFSGAGPDNNAYGVGWADLHLPLAADEPTSLMDAEVVAQCLAAAGGTERFSGAKIQVPADSDVEGRLDVIASIIDAIRSASR; this is translated from the coding sequence ATGTCCACCCGTCCCCTCGTCGTTGGCGCTTATGCCGCGCTACCCGCCACCCCTCACGATCAGGACCTTTTCTACACCCGTCTCGCGGAACGGCAGCTTGCCACCGCACTAGAAATTCCCTTTAAGGGATACGACGGCGACCCCTTGACGGACGGCCTCGATCACCTCGCGGGCCAGGTGCGAGGTCGATTTGTCGACAGCGTGATCACCCTGATTCCCGGCACCATGATGCGCGTCGGCACCAATCCGACATTTGGGCTGGCCTCTGTGGATCCCGAGGGACGCGCCCAGGCCCTCGACTTGGTGCGTCGCGCGCTCAGCGCCGCCGACGGACTGCGTGACCGGACCGGCGAAAACAGTGTGGCAGCGCTGCACGTGCACAGCGCCCCGAGCGTGACCGCCGACCGCGAGGCATTCGCTCGATCCTTAGAGGACCTGCTGCCGATCATCCCCGACGGTATTCGCCTGATCGTCGAGCACTGCGACGCCTACGACCCCAAAGTGACCGGAGAAAAACGCTTCCTCACCCTCGACGACGAAATCGAAGTCGTTCGCGGCACCGGCATCGGGATCACCATCAACTGGGGACGTAGCGCCCTGGAAGCCCATGACGCAGACCGCCCCCGTCAGCAGATTGCCCAGCTGGTGGCGGAGGGTCTTCTCGAAGGAGTCATGTTCTCTGGTGCCGGACCGGACAATAACGCCTACGGGGTGGGATGGGCTGACCTGCACCTCCCGCTCGCAGCGGATGAGCCCACCTCGCTCATGGATGCTGAGGTTGTGGCCCAGTGTCTCGCCGCTGCGGGGGGAACTGAACGATTCAGTGGCGCAAAGATTCAGGTGCCCGCCGACTCGGACGTCGAGGGACGCCTAGATGTGATCGCCTCAATTATCGACGCGATTCGCTCCGCATCTCGCTGA
- a CDS encoding C40 family peptidase: protein MTGTTDHIPDPSREPRPPQTGDALRAPQDPAERPVTRRTGLRAAAALAVAAPFAATAYRPSRAQAAPTVPTSGRLIPGEHLRPGRSAFIDVTAATLWREPRIARPRIDDPSLTNPVDLRAWNQAMEQTSVRRWLAQGLTETQALLGTRVIVDDIDGDWAKILVPDQPTPRDSRGYPGWVPAVQLVVSDEFARAQTRSEIAVVTAPTAWLSRDVSGRSRMIETSINTELPVLRKQGKAVQVTLPDGARAFLRLRDVAVRTPDHQPAAPTGADLLATAQRFLGLRYLWAGVSAFGFDCSGFTYSVCRAHGIIIPRDAGPQRSAGDRVGRQDLQVGDLVFFAKGGGEDAPASAIHHVAFWAGDGLIMHSPNSASSVEITPLGEFDSNREYAGAVRLVDNG, encoded by the coding sequence ATGACAGGCACCACGGATCACATCCCCGATCCGTCACGCGAGCCCCGTCCGCCACAGACGGGCGATGCGTTGCGCGCCCCACAAGATCCCGCCGAGCGTCCTGTCACCCGAAGGACCGGTCTGCGAGCAGCTGCCGCACTTGCGGTCGCCGCCCCGTTCGCCGCCACTGCCTACCGGCCCTCTCGGGCCCAGGCCGCCCCCACTGTCCCGACCTCGGGCCGTCTCATTCCCGGTGAGCATCTTCGACCTGGACGCTCAGCATTTATCGACGTCACAGCCGCCACGTTGTGGCGCGAGCCTCGCATCGCCCGTCCACGAATCGATGATCCATCGCTGACGAATCCCGTGGATTTGCGGGCGTGGAACCAGGCGATGGAACAGACGTCTGTGCGGCGATGGCTCGCTCAAGGTCTCACCGAAACCCAGGCTTTGCTGGGCACTCGCGTGATCGTCGATGACATTGACGGCGACTGGGCGAAGATCCTGGTTCCCGACCAGCCCACCCCCCGCGACTCTCGCGGCTACCCGGGCTGGGTGCCCGCGGTGCAGCTCGTGGTCAGTGACGAATTTGCTCGGGCGCAGACGCGGTCAGAGATCGCAGTGGTGACCGCACCCACGGCGTGGCTGTCGCGCGATGTGAGTGGTCGCTCTCGCATGATCGAGACGTCCATAAACACTGAACTACCGGTGCTGCGGAAGCAGGGAAAAGCTGTTCAGGTCACCCTTCCGGACGGTGCTCGCGCCTTCTTGCGCTTGCGTGACGTTGCTGTTCGCACGCCTGATCATCAGCCTGCCGCACCGACCGGGGCCGATCTGCTGGCGACCGCACAACGGTTCCTCGGGTTGCGGTATCTCTGGGCAGGGGTGTCGGCGTTTGGTTTTGATTGCTCCGGGTTTACCTACTCGGTGTGCCGGGCTCACGGCATCATCATTCCGCGTGACGCTGGGCCTCAGCGCTCTGCGGGGGATCGCGTGGGTCGGCAGGACCTCCAGGTCGGCGACCTAGTGTTCTTTGCCAAAGGCGGGGGCGAGGATGCTCCGGCGAGCGCCATCCACCATGTGGCGTTCTGGGCTGGTGATGGTTTGATCATGCACTCCCCCAACTCAGCGAGCAGTGTGGAGATCACGCCGCTTGGCGAGTTCGATTCCAACAGGGAGTATGCCGGCGCAGTACGGCTGGTCGATAACGGCTGA
- a CDS encoding type IV toxin-antitoxin system AbiEi family antitoxin domain-containing protein has product MALLDDFVVVLDLAAGNHGLVTRPQLMAEGISSTSIARLADTHRALTPLGAGLYVVPALEDLRFGHMRAALQRVDPERYLENIAADPLGLNSGVLSHHAAAELHGAVDLPDEIHVTVPRRRRLTGLTTHTLRLDSKDVVIIDGMPATSVERTTYDLGRWPMDGEHRSRWVNHCVNAGLLSVDSARHLLGPSADDTLMYLSATAA; this is encoded by the coding sequence ATGGCTCTCCTGGATGATTTTGTGGTGGTGCTCGACCTAGCTGCGGGCAATCACGGGTTGGTGACTCGCCCACAGCTCATGGCAGAGGGAATCTCCTCGACCTCAATTGCACGTCTAGCTGATACGCACCGTGCCCTAACCCCGCTAGGGGCTGGACTCTATGTTGTCCCCGCCCTTGAGGACTTGCGATTTGGTCATATGAGGGCCGCACTCCAGCGGGTTGACCCTGAGCGGTATCTCGAGAACATCGCAGCCGACCCTCTCGGGCTGAACTCAGGTGTGCTGAGTCATCATGCTGCTGCCGAACTACACGGTGCAGTTGATCTTCCTGACGAGATTCACGTGACGGTTCCGCGTCGCCGTCGCCTCACTGGGCTCACGACCCACACCCTTCGGCTTGACTCAAAAGACGTTGTCATCATTGACGGCATGCCGGCCACGTCAGTGGAGCGCACCACCTATGACTTGGGCCGGTGGCCGATGGATGGCGAACACCGATCGCGATGGGTTAATCACTGTGTGAACGCGGGTCTACTGTCAGTCGATTCAGCTCGTCATCTTTTGGGACCTTCTGCTGATGACACCCTGATGTACCTATCTGCTACGGCGGCCTGA